The following coding sequences are from one Pusillimonas sp. DMV24BSW_D window:
- a CDS encoding CaiB/BaiF CoA transferase family protein: MSGALNGVVVLDLSRILAGPWSTQNLADLGADVIKVERPGKGDDTRAWGPPFVNTAEGEPRDAAYYFCANRGKRSITLDFTQPEGKKVLLELVAKADILVENYKFGGLKKYGLDYDSLAKVNPKLIYCSITGFGHTGPYAERPGYDALIQAMGGLMSITGEPDTVPGGGPQKVGVAVVDILTGLYATSAILAALYARTQTGQGQHIDVALLDVQVASLANQASNYLLSGKVPGRLGSAHPSIVPYQPFQCADGYVMLAIGNDTQFKAFCETAGCGGLAEDERFSTNAQRVANRDQLVPLLQERMLLKTIDQWCRLAIENGFPCGPINTIDRVFDDPHVQARHMQVEVPSETYGSLNLVASPMKFSGTPIEYTAPPPTLGQHTEQVLGELGIDAQTIESLKKAGAV; the protein is encoded by the coding sequence ATGTCAGGCGCGTTAAACGGGGTGGTTGTTCTTGATTTGTCCAGAATTCTGGCCGGCCCGTGGTCGACCCAGAACCTGGCCGACCTGGGGGCCGACGTCATTAAAGTCGAGCGCCCGGGCAAGGGCGACGACACCCGCGCCTGGGGGCCTCCGTTTGTGAATACGGCTGAAGGCGAACCCCGCGACGCTGCCTATTACTTCTGTGCCAACCGCGGCAAGCGTTCCATTACATTGGACTTCACCCAGCCTGAAGGCAAGAAAGTGTTGCTTGAGTTGGTGGCCAAGGCCGATATTCTGGTTGAAAACTACAAGTTCGGCGGCCTGAAAAAGTATGGTCTGGATTACGACAGCCTGGCCAAGGTGAATCCGAAACTGATTTACTGCTCCATTACCGGTTTTGGCCATACCGGCCCGTATGCCGAACGCCCCGGTTACGATGCCTTGATTCAGGCCATGGGTGGATTAATGAGCATTACCGGCGAGCCTGACACCGTACCGGGTGGCGGTCCGCAAAAAGTGGGCGTAGCCGTGGTGGATATTCTGACGGGCCTGTATGCCACATCGGCCATTCTGGCGGCGCTTTATGCGCGTACACAAACCGGCCAGGGGCAGCACATCGATGTGGCGTTACTCGACGTGCAAGTGGCTTCGTTGGCGAACCAGGCCAGCAATTACCTGTTAAGCGGCAAAGTGCCGGGGCGTTTGGGCAGTGCGCACCCATCTATCGTGCCGTACCAGCCATTTCAATGTGCCGACGGCTACGTTATGTTAGCCATTGGCAACGACACCCAATTCAAAGCCTTTTGTGAAACGGCCGGCTGCGGCGGTTTGGCTGAAGATGAACGCTTCAGCACTAATGCACAGCGCGTGGCGAATCGCGATCAACTCGTGCCTTTGCTGCAAGAGCGCATGTTGCTGAAAACGATTGACCAATGGTGCCGGTTAGCCATTGAAAACGGTTTTCCCTGTGGCCCCATTAACACCATTGACCGCGTATTCGACGACCCCCACGTACAGGCGCGCCATATGCAGGTGGAAGTGCCGTCGGAAACGTATGGGTCACTGAATTTAGTGGCCAGCCCGATGAAGTTCTCCGGCACACCGATTGAATACACTGCGCCGCCGCCCACGCTGGGGCAGCATACCGAACAGGTGCTGGGTGAACTGGGCATTGATGCGCAAACCATTGAGTCGTTGAAAAAGGCCGGCGCGGTTTAA
- a CDS encoding amidohydrolase family protein yields the protein MAAVAPEAKSGKVVIKNIGLLLSGDLDNPILEADTIVVNDGRIAAVGKYKDCDVEGADRIIDCRGTALAPGLIDSHVHPVAGDWTPRQGQIGWIDSTLNGGVTTMISAGEVHYPGRPKDIVGLKALAITSQRAFENARPGGVKVLAGAPVIEKGMVESDFKDLADAGVKLLGEIGLGSVKAGDEAAEMVKWARKYGIQSTIHTGGPSIPGSGLIDKDVVLEADADIIGHINGGHTALPYKHVCELCERSTRGIEIVHNGNERIAILTARHAHELGCLHRVILGTDGPAGSGVQPLGILRMIAQLSSLADIPAEIAFCFATGNTARMRDLDCGLIEVGRAADFVIMDRAQHTPAENILESVQLGDIPGIGMVIIDGIVRCQRSRNTPPATELPVIEK from the coding sequence ATGGCAGCAGTAGCTCCCGAAGCCAAATCCGGCAAAGTAGTCATTAAAAATATTGGTTTGCTCTTGTCGGGTGACCTCGACAACCCCATTCTTGAAGCCGACACCATTGTGGTGAACGACGGCCGTATTGCGGCGGTGGGTAAATACAAAGATTGCGATGTGGAAGGGGCCGATCGCATTATCGATTGCCGGGGCACCGCACTGGCGCCCGGCCTCATCGACTCACACGTTCACCCTGTTGCGGGCGACTGGACGCCGCGCCAGGGGCAAATTGGCTGGATCGACTCAACCCTGAACGGTGGGGTGACCACCATGATTTCAGCCGGGGAAGTGCATTACCCCGGTCGCCCAAAAGATATCGTGGGCTTGAAAGCGTTGGCAATCACTTCGCAACGTGCCTTTGAAAACGCCCGCCCGGGTGGTGTGAAAGTCTTGGCCGGCGCGCCGGTCATTGAAAAGGGCATGGTTGAGTCCGACTTCAAAGATCTGGCCGACGCGGGTGTGAAGCTGCTGGGTGAGATTGGTCTGGGTAGCGTGAAGGCGGGTGACGAAGCTGCTGAAATGGTGAAGTGGGCGCGCAAATACGGTATTCAAAGCACCATTCACACCGGCGGCCCGTCCATTCCAGGTTCGGGTCTCATTGACAAAGACGTGGTGCTGGAAGCCGACGCCGACATTATCGGCCACATTAACGGCGGTCACACGGCCTTGCCCTACAAGCATGTGTGTGAATTGTGTGAGCGCTCCACGCGCGGCATTGAAATTGTGCATAACGGTAATGAGCGCATTGCCATACTGACTGCCCGCCACGCGCATGAACTAGGCTGTTTGCACCGTGTCATTCTGGGCACCGACGGCCCGGCCGGCTCGGGTGTGCAGCCCTTGGGGATTCTGCGTATGATTGCACAGTTGTCCAGTCTGGCCGACATTCCCGCTGAAATTGCGTTCTGTTTTGCCACCGGTAATACGGCCCGCATGCGCGATCTGGACTGCGGCTTGATCGAGGTGGGGCGTGCGGCCGACTTCGTGATTATGGACCGTGCCCAGCACACACCGGCCGAAAACATTCTGGAAAGTGTCCAGTTGGGTGATATTCCGGGTATTGGCATGGTTATTATCGACGGCATTGTGCGTTGTCAGCGCAGCCGCAATACACCGCCGGCCACGGAATTGCCGGTGATTGAAAAGTAA
- a CDS encoding amino acid synthesis family protein, whose protein sequence is MAAKIRKIVVTVDETRIEMGKQINPPTRRAVAVAVIENPYAGKYVESLDDLIAAGEELGGLLGEKCVKALGIQPSQAESYGKAAIVGEAGELEHAAAILHPKLGAPLRKAIEKGAALVPSSKKMGGVGAAIDVPLGHKDAAYVRTHFDAVEARVSDAPRANEIVVAVAVTDSGRPLPRVGGLTKDEIKGEDGLR, encoded by the coding sequence ATGGCAGCAAAGATTCGTAAGATAGTCGTCACCGTTGACGAAACCCGTATCGAAATGGGCAAGCAAATAAACCCACCCACACGTCGTGCGGTGGCGGTAGCGGTTATTGAAAACCCGTATGCCGGTAAATATGTTGAAAGCCTCGACGATCTGATTGCCGCGGGTGAAGAGCTGGGCGGTTTGCTGGGCGAAAAGTGCGTAAAGGCATTGGGTATTCAGCCTAGTCAGGCGGAAAGTTATGGTAAAGCCGCCATTGTGGGTGAAGCCGGCGAGTTGGAGCATGCCGCCGCGATTTTGCACCCCAAGCTGGGCGCCCCCTTGCGCAAAGCCATTGAAAAAGGTGCGGCGCTGGTGCCGTCGTCCAAGAAAATGGGCGGTGTGGGAGCTGCAATCGACGTTCCCCTGGGGCACAAGGATGCGGCCTATGTGCGTACCCACTTCGACGCGGTAGAAGCACGCGTGTCTGACGCACCACGCGCCAATGAAATTGTGGTGGCCGTGGCAGTCACCGATTCCGGCCGTCCCTTGCCGCGCGTAGGCGGGCTCACCAAAGATGAAATCAAGGGCGAAGACGGTTTACGTTAA
- a CDS encoding amino acid synthesis family protein, protein MSDLIEVRNIQTQVETIFHEFGPVADKPLIRGSVAAVLKNPYAGRYEPDIVPMMEALNPVGLEMAERLVKAMEVTPDDIESYGKGAIVGSAGELEHGALWHVPGGYAMRELLGWKGDRSSYKQGQSSGQKGLEMGRALSIVPSTKKVGDPGTRLDVPLTHVTASYVRGHFDAMEVWVPGAPARDEIVFVLVMATGGRIHQRVGGLTPDQISKYDGLR, encoded by the coding sequence ATGTCAGACCTTATCGAAGTACGGAACATCCAAACCCAGGTTGAAACGATTTTTCATGAATTCGGTCCGGTGGCCGATAAGCCGTTAATTCGGGGTTCGGTGGCGGCCGTGCTTAAAAACCCCTATGCCGGGCGCTATGAGCCCGACATTGTGCCCATGATGGAAGCCTTGAATCCCGTGGGCCTGGAAATGGCCGAGCGCCTGGTGAAAGCCATGGAAGTCACGCCCGACGATATCGAAAGTTACGGTAAAGGCGCCATTGTGGGCAGTGCCGGCGAACTGGAGCATGGTGCGCTTTGGCATGTGCCCGGTGGCTACGCCATGCGTGAATTACTGGGCTGGAAGGGCGACCGTTCTTCGTACAAACAAGGTCAGAGTTCGGGGCAAAAAGGTTTGGAAATGGGCCGCGCACTTTCCATTGTGCCATCGACCAAGAAAGTAGGTGATCCCGGTACGCGTCTGGATGTGCCCCTTACCCATGTTACCGCCAGCTATGTGCGTGGCCATTTCGATGCCATGGAAGTGTGGGTGCCCGGTGCTCCGGCACGCGACGAAATTGTGTTTGTTCTGGTGATGGCCACCGGTGGGCGAATTCATCAGCGCGTGGGCGGCTTAACACCCGACCAGATCAGCAAGTACGACGGCTTGCGTTAA
- a CDS encoding UPF0280 family protein: MTQHALQERTRSAPSGALCATLPDGRMHFQHGPIDLIIGVEGDPDAVNAGLERAWERFAQILPELVIELKALRRPIPNTLEPRASFHSAVAQRMFAACWRHRAQFVTPMAAVAGSVADEVLDALLGRSATTAFDGSRSGSSMSGADVRPDFPRAYVNNGGDIALHLAPGRHYTVGLLSNPEAIHVEGGGLAVDGRFTITPEMGIGGIATSGWRGRSQSLGIADSVTVFAPQAAQADVAATLIANQVNVSHDAIERAPANTLKDDTDLGDLPVTVAVGPLPPEAIKQALDAGEAAARAMFEQGAILGAVMVLQGQARFILPQNITENALN, encoded by the coding sequence ATGACGCAGCACGCGCTTCAGGAACGCACGCGCAGCGCCCCTTCGGGGGCGTTGTGCGCAACATTGCCCGATGGGCGCATGCATTTTCAGCATGGCCCGATTGATTTGATTATTGGGGTTGAAGGTGACCCCGACGCGGTTAATGCCGGGTTGGAGCGCGCCTGGGAACGGTTCGCACAGATATTGCCTGAACTGGTGATCGAGTTGAAAGCCCTGCGCCGGCCTATTCCGAATACATTAGAACCACGCGCATCTTTTCATTCGGCAGTTGCCCAACGCATGTTTGCCGCCTGTTGGCGCCATCGAGCGCAATTCGTCACCCCCATGGCGGCCGTGGCGGGTTCGGTGGCCGATGAGGTTCTAGATGCTTTGTTAGGGCGATCGGCTACAACTGCATTCGACGGATCTCGTTCAGGCTCATCAATGTCCGGGGCAGATGTGCGCCCTGACTTCCCACGCGCTTACGTAAATAACGGTGGCGATATCGCCTTGCATCTTGCGCCCGGCCGACACTACACCGTGGGCTTGCTTAGTAACCCCGAAGCGATTCATGTTGAAGGCGGCGGCTTGGCGGTAGACGGTCGTTTCACCATTACCCCTGAAATGGGCATTGGCGGGATTGCCACCAGCGGCTGGCGTGGGCGCAGCCAAAGCCTGGGTATTGCCGACAGCGTAACGGTATTTGCCCCGCAAGCGGCACAGGCCGACGTGGCCGCTACGCTCATTGCCAACCAGGTGAATGTGTCGCATGATGCCATTGAACGCGCACCGGCCAACACCTTAAAAGATGACACAGATTTAGGTGATTTACCCGTCACAGTGGCCGTAGGCCCATTGCCGCCTGAGGCGATTAAACAGGCGCTTGACGCCGGGGAAGCTGCCGCCCGCGCTATGTTTGAACAAGGCGCCATTTTAGGTGCAGTGATGGTGTTGCAAGGGCAGGCTCGCTTTATTTTGCCGCAAAACATTACTGAAAACGCATTGAACTGA
- a CDS encoding 6-hydroxynicotinate reductase — MTEHTKIDHSMDNLDDTTSSTSGPTVLEKSKPRSEKMASNKVECNACPVLCQITDGRTGACDRWGNEDGNLVRIDPVILMRRLDDTGLATRHEPVAGDAPEGLVNARTRDVEANAVSDPNDLFVSGIGSGTTYPDYKPAPFIVSSKANDVDMVTVVTEGIFSYCSFKVKIDTDRYLGPEQSNIRFKGEIVGHVTTAEYGSQMLSLGGVHHLTGGSKKEGRMTCDMMMALGNKEAVELSIDGGAQLVVQAGKAPIVDGVEEKRMRVGCGSAAIGIFAKQWFGHTDEVVVVDDHITGVLSEHQAGRCLDIPPTGIKMKGRKSTPGRYFQVANPGNGWGGTDISDPLAIIEGFNPDVAWPGLRMLITSTTGEHAEYYELDEDLKPQRKPMPDALQKTVERIGENCEPSLASVLFLAGAGGSLRAGVTENPIWLTNSIKTSLVNVTCGGAPAYIWPGGGITVMVDVLRMPDNSFGYVPTPAIVAPIEFSMKLDDYTRLGGHADAVRSIQDVVEKDRHRIIEWHDENSPWPLGHKPMLA; from the coding sequence ATGACTGAACACACAAAAATCGATCACAGCATGGATAACCTGGACGACACCACGTCCAGTACCTCGGGGCCAACGGTATTGGAAAAATCCAAGCCGCGAAGCGAGAAAATGGCTTCAAACAAGGTAGAGTGCAACGCCTGTCCGGTGCTGTGCCAAATTACGGATGGCCGCACGGGTGCCTGTGATCGTTGGGGAAATGAAGACGGCAACCTGGTTCGTATCGACCCCGTCATCCTGATGCGCCGGCTTGACGATACGGGGCTGGCCACGCGCCACGAACCCGTTGCGGGCGACGCCCCCGAGGGCCTGGTGAATGCCCGCACGCGCGATGTTGAGGCGAATGCCGTTTCCGACCCGAACGATTTGTTCGTCAGCGGCATTGGTTCAGGTACCACCTACCCCGATTACAAACCTGCACCGTTTATTGTTTCTTCGAAAGCGAACGATGTGGATATGGTTACTGTGGTCACCGAAGGTATCTTCAGTTATTGCAGTTTCAAGGTCAAAATCGATACCGACCGCTATCTGGGGCCAGAGCAATCGAATATTCGTTTCAAAGGCGAAATTGTCGGCCACGTTACAACCGCGGAATATGGTTCGCAAATGTTGTCATTGGGTGGCGTGCATCATTTAACGGGTGGCAGCAAGAAAGAAGGCCGCATGACCTGCGACATGATGATGGCGTTGGGTAATAAGGAAGCGGTAGAGTTGTCGATCGACGGCGGCGCCCAACTGGTGGTTCAGGCAGGCAAGGCCCCCATTGTCGACGGCGTGGAAGAAAAGCGCATGCGGGTGGGCTGTGGTTCAGCGGCGATCGGCATTTTTGCTAAACAATGGTTCGGCCATACCGACGAAGTTGTGGTGGTCGACGACCACATTACCGGGGTGCTCAGCGAGCACCAGGCCGGGCGTTGTTTGGATATTCCCCCTACCGGCATCAAAATGAAAGGGCGTAAATCGACACCGGGTCGTTACTTCCAGGTGGCCAACCCCGGTAATGGTTGGGGCGGTACCGACATTTCCGACCCGCTCGCCATTATTGAGGGTTTCAACCCCGACGTGGCCTGGCCGGGCTTGCGTATGCTGATTACGTCCACCACCGGCGAGCATGCTGAATACTACGAGCTTGACGAAGACCTGAAACCGCAGCGTAAGCCCATGCCCGATGCACTGCAGAAAACAGTAGAGCGCATCGGTGAAAACTGCGAACCCTCGCTGGCCAGCGTGTTGTTCCTGGCGGGTGCGGGTGGCTCTTTGCGTGCCGGAGTCACCGAAAACCCCATTTGGCTGACGAACTCCATTAAAACGTCATTGGTGAATGTAACGTGTGGCGGGGCGCCTGCGTATATTTGGCCGGGTGGCGGTATTACCGTGATGGTCGATGTGCTTCGCATGCCCGATAACTCTTTTGGTTATGTGCCGACACCGGCTATTGTGGCGCCGATCGAGTTTTCCATGAAGCTTGACGATTACACCCGCTTGGGTGGCCATGCCGATGCAGTGCGTTCGATTCAAGATGTTGTGGAAAAAGACCGCCACCGCATTATTGAATGGCACGACGAAAACAGCCCCTGGCCGTTGGGCCACAAACCCATGCTGGCCTAA
- a CDS encoding cysteine hydrolase family protein — MHKIQLNPDLVERSRGHRGRVQAFHRIDPRKTAHLIIDMQNGFVEPGGAVEIPLAREIVPNINKVSAEMRRAGGVNVFLRFTYDETEATPWTVWYNVIASPESKRASAEAFWEGAHGHQLWPKLEVQDDDLIVNKTRFSGFTPGTSELDRILKERGIETVIISGTMSNCCSESTARDAQQMNYQVVFLADANATLTDEEHNATLNNVQTLFGDVLMVDDVPHLWR, encoded by the coding sequence ATGCATAAGATTCAATTGAACCCCGATTTGGTTGAGCGTAGCCGCGGCCATCGTGGCCGTGTTCAGGCCTTTCATCGAATTGACCCTCGTAAAACCGCCCACCTTATTATCGATATGCAGAACGGCTTCGTTGAGCCGGGCGGCGCTGTGGAAATTCCGTTGGCGCGCGAGATTGTACCCAACATTAATAAGGTCAGCGCCGAGATGCGCCGCGCAGGTGGCGTGAATGTGTTCTTGCGTTTTACCTACGATGAAACCGAAGCGACCCCGTGGACGGTTTGGTACAACGTGATTGCGTCGCCGGAATCCAAACGGGCATCTGCCGAAGCTTTTTGGGAGGGCGCGCATGGTCATCAGTTATGGCCCAAGCTTGAGGTGCAAGACGATGATCTGATCGTAAACAAAACGCGCTTCAGTGGTTTTACGCCCGGTACAAGTGAGTTGGATCGAATATTGAAAGAGCGCGGTATTGAGACTGTGATTATTTCCGGCACCATGAGCAACTGCTGCTCGGAAAGTACTGCACGTGATGCACAACAAATGAATTACCAGGTGGTGTTTCTGGCGGATGCCAACGCGACGTTAACGGATGAAGAGCACAACGCCACTCTGAATAACGTACAAACTTTGTTTGGTGATGTGCTGATGGTCGACGATGTGCCGCATTTATGGCGGTAG
- a CDS encoding branched-chain amino acid ABC transporter permease: MNKQGFLGVNLTVLVWVLLFLAPLALDEWTVSQFGQYLTYGILAMSLAFIWGQVGILCFGQAIFFGLGAYLMALTTLEKFTWFGGSQIMGLLLATVGPAIAAYILGKLLFVGRGLSGAFFAIVTLCAAVVVEIVAQRIEFIGGFDGLLGVPPLFAGWRDGDMMTTNEMFYVVLISALLIYLVALFVQRSPLGAVLAGIRNNEVRTASFGYKTTDFKVLAFTFSGAMAGYAGALFTAQFGFVSPAVIGMALSTEVLIWVAVGGRGVLMAAFLGVILVRWVESLLSSALGAYWLLTLGVLFIITVVVMPEGIFGRVFKLPLPRKWRNPLRGGDRSITRKANA, from the coding sequence ATGAATAAGCAAGGATTTTTAGGCGTTAATTTAACTGTGCTGGTTTGGGTGCTGCTGTTCTTGGCGCCGTTGGCGCTGGACGAATGGACGGTGAGTCAGTTCGGCCAATATCTTACCTACGGCATTTTGGCCATGAGCCTGGCTTTTATCTGGGGGCAGGTGGGTATTTTGTGTTTCGGCCAGGCTATCTTCTTTGGCCTGGGTGCGTATCTTATGGCTTTAACCACATTGGAGAAATTTACGTGGTTTGGCGGTTCGCAAATTATGGGCCTGTTGCTGGCAACCGTAGGGCCGGCCATAGCAGCCTATATTCTCGGCAAATTGCTGTTTGTGGGTCGGGGTTTGTCGGGAGCGTTCTTTGCTATTGTGACCTTGTGCGCCGCCGTGGTGGTTGAGATTGTGGCCCAACGCATTGAGTTCATTGGCGGGTTTGACGGTTTGCTGGGTGTGCCACCCTTGTTTGCGGGATGGCGCGATGGCGACATGATGACCACTAACGAGATGTTCTATGTGGTGCTCATTTCCGCCTTGCTGATTTACTTGGTAGCTTTGTTTGTTCAGCGCTCGCCGTTAGGGGCGGTGCTGGCGGGTATCCGCAACAACGAAGTGCGAACGGCTTCGTTTGGCTACAAAACAACCGACTTCAAAGTACTGGCCTTTACGTTCTCGGGTGCGATGGCGGGTTACGCAGGGGCCTTGTTCACTGCGCAGTTTGGTTTTGTGTCGCCTGCCGTTATTGGGATGGCGTTGTCTACGGAGGTGCTGATTTGGGTGGCCGTGGGTGGTCGGGGCGTGCTGATGGCTGCTTTTCTGGGTGTGATTCTGGTGCGCTGGGTGGAAAGCCTTTTGTCGAGCGCGTTAGGCGCGTACTGGCTGCTCACGCTGGGTGTGCTGTTCATTATTACGGTCGTCGTGATGCCTGAAGGTATTTTCGGGCGTGTATTCAAGCTGCCGTTGCCGCGTAAGTGGCGCAACCCGTTGCGTGGTGGCGACCGTTCAATAACAAGGAAAGCTAATGCATAA
- a CDS encoding ABC transporter permease subunit translates to MEFAIELGLDTLSYSLSLLLVALGLVVIFGLMNVINMAHGEFFLLGAYTVLAVQAMEMPYWLSLILAPLFLAVIGIVIEQLVIRHVYHRFIDTILATWGLSIVIKQAIVIGFGPTSQSIVNPIPEPVNILGVVYPSMRLFIMGMALLVTLAVFIVFYRTHLGLAVRGVIANRPMAASLGLNTRSMDRWTFAFGAALAGFAGAVMAPIMSVDPQMGGGFLIPAFLAIMVGGVAHLMGVVLGVGLIGSTNTVIASIDTQVAAQVAVFILAIVLIRLFPEGLITRKR, encoded by the coding sequence ATGGAATTTGCAATTGAACTGGGCCTGGACACCCTGAGCTATTCCCTAAGCCTGCTGTTGGTGGCGTTAGGGCTGGTGGTGATTTTTGGCCTGATGAATGTCATTAATATGGCGCACGGTGAATTTTTTCTGTTGGGTGCTTACACCGTGTTGGCCGTTCAGGCGATGGAGATGCCTTATTGGCTGTCACTTATTCTGGCACCGCTTTTCCTGGCGGTCATCGGCATAGTGATTGAGCAGCTTGTGATCCGACATGTTTATCACCGCTTTATCGATACCATTTTGGCCACGTGGGGTTTGTCGATTGTCATTAAACAAGCCATTGTGATTGGTTTTGGGCCCACGTCACAAAGTATTGTGAACCCCATTCCCGAGCCTGTGAATATTTTGGGTGTGGTGTATCCGTCGATGCGCTTATTCATTATGGGCATGGCCTTGCTGGTGACCTTGGCGGTGTTCATCGTGTTTTACCGCACACACTTGGGCCTGGCGGTGCGAGGTGTGATTGCCAATCGTCCTATGGCGGCCTCGCTGGGTTTGAATACGCGCAGTATGGACCGCTGGACGTTCGCCTTTGGCGCTGCGCTGGCTGGTTTTGCGGGTGCGGTTATGGCTCCCATCATGAGTGTTGATCCGCAAATGGGCGGCGGCTTTCTGATCCCGGCGTTCCTGGCCATTATGGTGGGTGGGGTGGCACATCTTATGGGGGTCGTTTTGGGTGTAGGCCTAATTGGCTCCACCAATACGGTGATTGCCTCTATTGATACCCAAGTGGCGGCGCAGGTGGCCGTGTTCATTCTGGCTATTGTCCTCATTCGCCTTTTCCCGGAAGGCCTCATTACCCGGAAGCGTTGA
- a CDS encoding ABC transporter ATP-binding protein, with the protein MLKVENVIAGYLAGSRVLDGFSIEIKKGEVVALLGRNGMGKTTFLKALMGHVGISQGSMLFDGQELAGKKPYEIARMGMGYVPQGRDIFSDFTVEENLRMGLLGHPGKSKEIPDWAFDLFPILRERRTQRAGSFSGGQQQQLAIVRALIAKPKLLLLDEPSEGIQPSIVQDIGRVLSDIAKEQGLTILLVEQNMELVLGMAQRCLFMENGQVVYETDEVQALRDDPAPIHKYLAV; encoded by the coding sequence ATGTTGAAGGTTGAAAACGTGATTGCGGGCTATTTGGCCGGCAGTCGGGTGCTCGATGGGTTCTCCATTGAGATCAAAAAGGGCGAGGTGGTGGCGCTGTTAGGCCGTAACGGCATGGGCAAAACCACATTTCTGAAAGCGTTAATGGGCCACGTAGGCATTTCCCAAGGTTCCATGTTGTTCGATGGTCAGGAACTGGCTGGTAAAAAACCTTATGAAATTGCGCGCATGGGAATGGGTTACGTACCTCAGGGGCGCGATATTTTTTCCGATTTCACCGTGGAAGAAAATTTGCGCATGGGTTTGCTGGGGCACCCAGGTAAGTCGAAGGAGATTCCCGACTGGGCCTTTGACCTGTTCCCCATTTTGCGTGAGCGCCGTACTCAGCGCGCGGGTAGTTTTTCCGGTGGGCAACAACAACAGTTGGCCATTGTGCGGGCCTTAATTGCCAAGCCCAAGCTGTTGCTTCTTGATGAGCCGTCGGAAGGGATTCAGCCTTCGATTGTGCAGGATATCGGCCGGGTATTAAGTGACATTGCCAAAGAGCAAGGCCTCACCATTTTGTTGGTTGAGCAAAATATGGAGCTGGTACTGGGCATGGCGCAGCGTTGCCTGTTCATGGAAAACGGTCAGGTGGTTTATGAAACAGACGAAGTACAGGCGTTGAGGGATGATCCGGCGCCCATTCACAAGTACTTGGCGGTCTAG
- a CDS encoding ABC transporter ATP-binding protein, which translates to MLEVKSVVKRFGGITVLHGLSLAVQPGTVTCIIGPNGCGKTTLFNIITGNLRPEEGQVFLNGTEVTGMPAYLVARRGISRKFQIPGVYPELSVVENLMIPLAGQGGKAGVMSTLFSSPTERLAELLDLCGLTDKATDKVETLAHGEKQWLEIAMLLAYDADLIMLDEPTAGMSVPETQKTAELVRRLQTEYGKTVLVIEHDMSFVRALDCRLVVMLRGRIVREGSLDDIQNDPEVVAAYLGGSA; encoded by the coding sequence ATGCTGGAAGTTAAATCTGTGGTGAAACGCTTTGGCGGTATCACCGTGCTGCATGGCCTCTCGTTGGCCGTGCAGCCGGGTACCGTTACTTGCATTATTGGGCCGAACGGTTGTGGCAAAACGACGCTGTTCAATATTATTACCGGGAACCTGCGCCCTGAAGAAGGGCAGGTATTTTTGAATGGCACCGAGGTGACCGGCATGCCGGCGTATTTGGTGGCGCGCCGTGGTATTTCACGCAAATTTCAGATTCCGGGCGTTTATCCTGAACTCAGTGTCGTGGAAAACCTGATGATTCCGTTGGCTGGTCAGGGTGGCAAAGCGGGGGTGATGTCAACCTTGTTTTCCAGCCCCACCGAACGATTGGCCGAACTGCTTGATCTGTGCGGCCTAACCGATAAAGCCACCGATAAAGTGGAAACCTTGGCGCACGGCGAAAAGCAGTGGTTGGAAATTGCCATGTTGCTGGCTTACGACGCCGACCTCATTATGCTCGACGAACCCACGGCAGGGATGTCCGTTCCCGAAACGCAGAAGACAGCGGAATTGGTGCGTCGCTTGCAAACCGAGTACGGGAAAACCGTGTTGGTGATTGAGCACGACATGAGCTTCGTACGTGCGTTGGATTGCCGTTTGGTGGTAATGCTGCGCGGTCGTATTGTGCGCGAAGGGTCGTTGGACGATATTCAGAATGATCCCGAAGTCGTGGCGGCGTACCTGGGAGGTAGTGCGTAA